A genomic region of Erythrobacter sp. SCSIO 43205 contains the following coding sequences:
- a CDS encoding molybdopterin oxidoreductase family protein, with protein MSDKPTTTIHKRTCHICEANCGILVEVEGRRVLSIKGNPDNALSRGYICPKATAIADLQDDPDRLRTPMKRVGEAWEPMGWDEAYREIAAKVAELDPDGAATAFYRGNPTAHDYALVLQSRHLQRAVGAKRSYSASTLDQMPHHYVQYQMYGHVSLAAVPDIDRTKAIVILGGNPMASNGSLWTVPDFRGRLRELHARGGTLTVVDPRRTETAKLADQWVPIKPGTDTALLIAILKTVLEAKSALRPGLAEVCDDGLDTVREAVERFDTQELSAYCGVSPDEIAALAKPFTGDEPAAIYGRMGVSVCEFGALNQWLVQLINLASGNLDRAGGTMFPKPLFDLVGLNGRGGVSTVDTARGTLPSVMGETPMVAFADEMLREDEGRIRVLFVQAGNPVLSAPDGNKTEEGLKSLDLMVAFDPHITETTRHAHYILPPCGPLEKDHFNMFFGPLSVRNFGAYSKPTLEIEEGAKADSTIVEELALAVHTAKGTSAPNIQTPRDQLDAMLKASPAGMSLVQVEAMEDGVDLGPLEPCIKDRLRTDTGKINVAPTELVADLERFAKTLDQASDDALRLIGRRHVRSNNSWLHNSRRLVKGPDRCTLMIHPEDAEARGIGDGETITITSNVTSVETTAEVTEDVMRGVVSLPHGWGHNRKGVSWQTAADHAGVSINDLIDTRRYDALTGNAVLNGIVVEVAPVKAKAIA; from the coding sequence ATGAGTGACAAACCCACCACTACGATTCACAAGCGCACCTGCCATATTTGTGAGGCGAATTGCGGGATACTGGTTGAGGTGGAGGGGCGGCGCGTCCTCTCGATCAAGGGCAATCCCGACAATGCGCTGAGCCGGGGGTATATCTGTCCCAAGGCGACTGCGATTGCGGATTTGCAGGATGATCCTGATCGTCTGCGCACACCGATGAAGCGGGTGGGTGAGGCGTGGGAGCCGATGGGTTGGGACGAGGCTTATCGCGAGATTGCGGCCAAGGTGGCTGAGCTTGATCCTGATGGCGCGGCGACTGCGTTTTACCGAGGCAATCCGACGGCGCACGATTATGCGCTGGTGCTGCAATCGCGTCATTTACAGCGGGCGGTTGGGGCAAAGCGGTCCTATTCCGCCTCAACTCTTGACCAGATGCCGCACCATTATGTGCAATATCAGATGTACGGCCATGTCAGTCTCGCCGCCGTGCCCGATATTGACCGCACTAAAGCCATCGTGATCCTTGGCGGTAACCCGATGGCTTCCAATGGCAGCCTTTGGACGGTCCCCGACTTCCGCGGCCGGCTGCGCGAACTTCATGCGCGCGGGGGGACACTCACCGTGGTTGATCCGCGCCGGACCGAAACAGCAAAGCTGGCTGACCAATGGGTGCCGATCAAGCCGGGGACGGATACCGCGCTGTTGATCGCGATCCTTAAAACCGTGCTTGAGGCGAAGTCTGCACTTCGTCCCGGTCTTGCCGAGGTGTGCGACGATGGGCTTGATACGGTGCGTGAGGCGGTGGAGCGCTTCGATACGCAGGAGCTTTCGGCTTATTGTGGTGTATCGCCGGACGAGATCGCTGCGTTAGCAAAGCCGTTCACGGGCGACGAACCCGCTGCGATTTATGGCCGTATGGGTGTTTCGGTGTGCGAGTTCGGCGCGCTCAACCAATGGTTGGTGCAGCTAATCAACCTCGCATCAGGCAATCTCGACCGGGCAGGGGGCACCATGTTCCCTAAACCTTTGTTCGATCTTGTCGGGCTTAACGGGCGAGGCGGGGTGAGCACGGTCGACACAGCGCGCGGCACTTTGCCAAGCGTCATGGGCGAAACCCCGATGGTTGCTTTTGCCGATGAGATGCTTCGAGAAGATGAGGGGCGCATCCGTGTCTTGTTTGTTCAGGCGGGCAATCCGGTTCTCTCAGCGCCTGACGGGAACAAGACCGAAGAGGGGCTCAAATCCCTCGATCTTATGGTCGCCTTTGACCCGCATATTACAGAGACGACGCGCCATGCGCATTATATCCTGCCGCCGTGCGGGCCATTGGAAAAAGACCATTTCAATATGTTCTTCGGCCCCCTTTCGGTGCGCAATTTCGGTGCCTATTCCAAGCCCACGCTGGAGATTGAGGAGGGAGCAAAGGCCGATAGCACAATCGTGGAAGAGCTCGCACTCGCGGTCCACACGGCGAAAGGCACATCGGCCCCCAATATCCAGACCCCGCGCGATCAATTGGACGCCATGCTCAAAGCTTCGCCTGCGGGCATGAGCCTGGTGCAAGTTGAGGCGATGGAGGACGGCGTCGATCTGGGTCCGTTGGAGCCGTGCATCAAAGATCGGCTTCGCACCGACACGGGCAAGATCAATGTCGCCCCGACAGAACTTGTCGCGGACCTTGAACGCTTTGCAAAGACGTTGGATCAGGCTTCTGACGATGCCCTGCGCCTCATTGGGCGGCGCCACGTGCGTTCAAACAACAGCTGGCTTCACAATTCCAGGCGCCTCGTCAAAGGGCCGGATCGCTGCACGCTGATGATCCATCCCGAAGATGCCGAGGCGAGGGGTATCGGCGATGGCGAAACGATCACAATCACCTCGAACGTCACAAGTGTCGAAACCACTGCCGAAGTGACTGAGGATGTGATGCGAGGGGTCGTCTCGCTCCCCCACGGATGGGGGCACAATAGGAAAGGCGTAAGCTGGCAGACGGCGGCGGATCATGCCGGGGTTTCGATCAACGATCTGATTGATACGCGGCGGTATGACGCGCTCACCGGCAATGCAGTTCTCAACGGGATTGTGGTCGAGGTTGCGCCAGTAAAGGCAAAAGCCATCGCCTGA